Proteins encoded by one window of Salvia splendens isolate huo1 chromosome 14, SspV2, whole genome shotgun sequence:
- the LOC121765376 gene encoding protein ABIL1-like translates to MEAETVRAENRSLRFDAVSMERSKSFVTALQDLKNLRPQLYSAAEYCEKSYLHSEEKQMVLDNLKDYAVRALVNAIDHLGTVAYKLGDILEQQTSDISSMELKVTCLNQQLLTCQIYTEKEGLRQQQLLAIIPRHHKHYILPNSVNKKVHFNPHIQTDPRQPALARARLYHAGATAAKTLSWHLASETKSTLKGSVRSIISNENSQTYGRTSWPPSMSDIEENTRMKSTPASSAAMQKLGVVQQDAFEGSKPLTPFRSFDNLTQREIVRPPVRSRSVLSAFFVKQKTPKLRTGA, encoded by the exons ATGGAGGCGGAGACAGTTCGAGCGGAGAATCGGAGCCTCAGGTTCGACGCGGTGTCCATGGAGAGAAGTAAGAGCTTTGTTACTGCATTACAG GATCTCAAGAACCTCAGGCCCCAACTATACTCTGCTGCAGAATACTGTGAGAAGTCTTACCTTCACAGCGAGGAAAAACAAAT GGTGTTGGACAATCTTAAGGATTATGCTGTACGAGCTCTAGTGAATGCAATCGACCACCTTGGTACTGTTGCTTACAAGCTGGGTGATATCCTGGAACAACAGACGTCGGACATCTCATCAATGGAGCTGAAAGTTACTTGTCTAAATCAG CAACTGCTTACATGCCAAATATATACGGAAAAAGAAGGTCTTAGGCAGCAGCAGTTATTAGCTATCATCCCAAGGCATCACAAACATTATATCTTGCCAA ATTCTGTGAACAAGAAGGTGCACTTTAACCCACATATACAGACTGATCCTAGGCAACCTGCACTAGCAAGAGCCCGTCTTTATCATGCAG GTGCTACAGCCGCAAAAACTCTCTCTTGGCATTTAGCATCTGAAACCAAATCAACTTTGAAAGGCTCTGTACGCAGTATTATAAG CAATGAAAACTCGCAAACATATGGGAGAACTTCTTGGCCGCCCAGCATGTCAG ATATTGAAGAGAACACACGGATGAAATCCACACCAGCTTCAAGTGCAGCGATGCAAAAACTGGGTGTTGTTCAACAG GATGCTTTTGAGGGCTCAAAACCTCTGACTCCATTCCGGTCATTTGACAATCTTACACAAAGAGAAATAGTTCGACCCCCTGTTCGCAGCAGGAGTGTGCTCTCAGCTTTCTTTGTCAAGCAAAAGACGCCAAAGTTGAGGACGGGCGCATAA
- the LOC121765375 gene encoding UDP-D-xylose:L-fucose alpha-1,3-D-xylosyltransferase MGP4-like, with protein MSRKMSAFLHQRPLYPLSPESHDLSPRSRQDHHKTSAASFLSRGPALAILLLSLLIIVGVVFPHVRSPDSLIFFTSRSSDSKWRSYTLSDAAAYVAKNNSLIVCAVSEAYLSFLNNWLISIARQKHHDQVLVIAEDYATLFKVNERWPGHAVLVPPALEAAAAHKFGSQGFFNFTARRPQHLLQILELGYNVMYNDVDMVWLADPFPYFEGEHDVYFMDDMAYVKPLNHSHDLPPPGKKGRTYICSCLIYLRPTVGAKLLMKKWIEELQDQPWSRAKKANDQPAFNWALNKTAGQVDVYLLPQKAFPTGGLYFKNKTWARETEGMHVIIHNNYIIGFEKKTKRFRDYGLWLVDKYAAESLLGRLE; from the exons ATGTCAAGGAAAATGTCTGCGTTTCTGCATCAGAGACCACTCTACCCCCTCTCACCGGAATCTCACGATTTGTCCCCTAGATCCCGCCAAGATCACCATAAAACCTCCGCCGCCTCCTTCCTCAGCCGCGGCCCAGCGTTGGCCATTCTCCTCCTCTCGCTGCTCATAATAGTCGGCGTAGTTTTCCCCCACGTACGCTCCCCCGATTCCCTCATTTTCTTCACTTCCAGGAGCTCCGATTCCAAGTGGCGGAGCTACACCCTCTCCGATGCGGCTGCCTACGTGGCGAAGAACAATTCGCTGATCGTCTGCGCCGTCAGCGAGGCGTATTTGTCTTTCCTGAACAACTGGCTGATCAGCATCGCGCGGCAGAAGCATCACGATCAAGTTTTGGTGATTGCTGAGGATTACGCCACGCTTTTCAAGGTGAATGAGCGGTGGCCTGGGCACGCTGTGTTGGTGCCTCCGGCGTTGGAGGCCGCCGCGGCGCATAAGTTTGGGTCTCAG GGCTTCTTCAATTTTACAGCTAGAAGGCCCCAACACCTCCTGCAAATTTTGGAACTTGGCTATAACGTTATGTACAATGATGTTGACATGGTTTGGTTGGCAGATCCATTTCCATATTTTGAGGGCGAGCATGATGTTTACTTCATGGACGACATGGCTTAT GTGAAACCTCTTAATCATTCTCATGATTTGCCGCCTCCAGGGAAAAAGGGTCGTACGTACATCTGTAGCTGCCTGATTTATCTCCGTCCTACTGTTGGAGCAAAATTACTTATGAAGAAGTGGATTGAAGAACTACAGGACCAACCTTGGTCCAGGGCAAAGAAAGCCAATGACCAGCCTGCCTTTAATTGGGCATTGAATAAAACTGCTGGGCAG GTGGATGTATACCTTCTGCCTCAAAAAGCATTCCCCACCGGTGGTTTGTATTTCAAAAACAAGACATGGGCACGTGAAACCGAAGGGATGCATGTAATAATCCACAACAACTACATAATTGGTTTTGAGAAGAAGACCAAGCGATTTCGTGATTATGGCCTCTGGTTGGTGGATAAATACGCTGCTGAATCCCTGCTTGGCAGATTAGAGTGA